Proteins encoded together in one Passer domesticus isolate bPasDom1 chromosome 6, bPasDom1.hap1, whole genome shotgun sequence window:
- the LOC135302002 gene encoding inositol 1,4,5-trisphosphate receptor-interacting protein-like 1 has product MEPMVFLFMLLKSLIQYPQHVADALDEETRLRMEARAKHLEWERIHLEQEVEQLTQEQLKQVQLLQLLAVAVLLVLLLVLWLIGWKSSLSREEHEQDNRGADEEEAGNVAAHEEDNVGNEDVNEAAVAENNNDAANDVQEEEEDDFDDFLGEVVMERIQWPVQDLQRGCEWITDLMDNYTMYFGHVLANSFYPVLQRAIGVGSAFEGWSPREQDVVYSVLIPMTPPRGHSFHLELDSEEQRHVRNFRVRVQLECTCSREQQAEDMLCFLHHPEEELSSNQDPSLLDTLCTGSYLDEQKTARWFYQLVRAVWPALPQSHNWHLRLMPSTRSCQFQVSYGQESFRIELFFGVRRGDSAIFVCSQPREAYTASTTWPESYAVAEVEFFKHIARQAPPDSLHLKCLQFFTRLPLGFSFSTYTMKTIVMHLLNITPVSEWRRRDLVVRLLDIINSLHLCLRAKCLHHFIVGNQRLPQDINLPADVQRAEPYNLLQHLAQQPAAHAHALYEYHILYKWFRRILLAEDLLDEGEELWL; this is encoded by the coding sequence aTGGAGCCCATGGTGTTCCTTTTCATGCTCTTGAAAAGCCTCATCCAGTACCCACAGCACGTGGCTGACGCTTTGGATGAGGAAACACGTCTGCGCATGGAAGCGCGTGCAAAGCATCTGGAATGGGAGAGGATTCatctggagcaggaggtggaacagctcacccaggagcagctgaagcaggTGCAGCTCTTGCAGCTCTTAGCTGTTGCTGTGCTCCTGGTCCTTCTCTTGGTCCTCTGGTTGATTGGGTGGAAAAGCAGcctgagcagagaggagcaTGAACAAGACAACCGTGGGGCAGATGAAGAGGAAGCGGGCAATGTGGCGGCACACGAAGAAGATAACGTTGGCAATGAAGATGTCAATGAGGCTGCAGTTGCAGAAAACAACAACGATGCTGCAAATGATgtccaagaagaagaagaggatgaTTTTGACGATTTCCTAGGAGAAGTTGTAATGGAGCGCATCCAGTGGCCTGTACAGgacctgcagagaggctgtgagtGGATAACTGACCTCATGGATAATTATACCATGTACTTTGGCCATGTTTTGGCCAACAGTTTCTACCCGGTCCTGCAACGAGCcatcggggtgggcagtgcctttgAAGGCTGGAGTCCCCGTGAGCAGGATGTTGTCTACAGCGTGCTCATCCCCATGACTCCTCCCCGAGGCCACAGCTTCCACCTGGAGCTGGACAGTGAAGAGCAGAGGCACGTCAGGAACTTCCGTGTCCGCGTGCAGCTGGagtgcacctgcagcagggagcagcaggctgaggacatgctgtgcttcctgcaccaccccgaggaggagctgagcagcaatcaggatcccagcctcctAGACACCCTGTGCACCGGCTCCTACCTGGACGAGCAGAAAACTGCCCGCTGGTTTTACCAGCTGGTGAGAGCAGtctggccagctctgcctcagtcACACAACTGGCATTTAAGGCTGATGCCCTCCACACGCTCCTGCCAATTCCAGGTGTCCTACGGGCAGGAAAGCTTCAGGATTGAGCTGTTCTTCGGCGTGCGGAGAGGTGACTCAGCCATCTTTGTGTGCAGCCAGCCTAGAGAGGCctacacagcaagcacaacctGGCCCGAGTCCTACGCTGTGGCAGAGGTTGAGTTCTTCAAGCACATTGCCAGGCAGGCCCCCCCTGACAGCCTGCACCTCAAATGCCTGCAGTTCTTCACCCGTCTTCCTCTGGGCTTCAGCTTTTCCACctacaccatgaagaccatTGTCATGCACCTGCTCAACATCACACCCGTCTCAGAGTGGCGCAGGAGAGATCTCGTGGTACGACTGCTGGATATCATCAACAGCCTGCACTTATGTCTGCGAGCAAAATGCCTCCACCACTTCATTGTGGGCAACCAGAGGCTTCCTCAGGACATCAACTTACCCGCAGATGTCCAAAGAGCTGAGCCAtacaatctcctccagcacctggccCAGCAGCCGGCTGCCCACGCCCATGCGCTCTATGAGTACCACATTCTCTACAAGTGGTTCAGAAGAATCCTTCTTGCTGAGGATTTACTGGATGAAGGGGAAGAGTTAtggctctga